A window of Chitinophaga sp. MM2321 contains these coding sequences:
- the accC gene encoding acetyl-CoA carboxylase biotin carboxylase subunit: MFKKILIANRGEIALRIIRTCKEMGIKTVAVYSTADKDSLHVKFADEAVCIGKPQSSESYLNIPHLMAAAEITNADAIHPGYGFLAENARFAEICGEHGIKFIGPTPEMIRRMGDKMTAKETMIAAGVPVIPGSEGLLQSVEEAKAIARGMGLPVIIKATAGGGGKGMRVVWEESELENAYNMAKNEARASFSNDGIYMEKFVEEPRHIEIQVAGDQYGKVCHLSERDCSIQRRHQKLVEESPSPFMTHELREKMGEAAIKAASAINYESVGTIEFLVDKHRNFYFMEMNTRIQVEHGVTEEVINFDLVKEQIKIAAGIPISGKNYTPQMHAIECRINAEDPYNDFRPSPGKITVLHIPGGHGVRVDSHIYAGYVIPPFYDSMVAKIITMAQTREEAINTMERALSEFVIEGVKTTIPFHQQLMRDENFRKGNFTTKFTETFKLV; encoded by the coding sequence ATGTTTAAAAAAATATTAATTGCCAACCGTGGCGAAATCGCCCTTCGGATTATCCGTACCTGTAAGGAAATGGGTATCAAAACGGTAGCAGTTTATTCTACTGCGGACAAAGACAGCTTGCATGTAAAGTTTGCAGATGAGGCGGTATGTATAGGCAAACCGCAAAGCAGCGAATCTTACCTCAACATCCCTCACCTGATGGCTGCTGCTGAAATCACCAATGCAGACGCTATCCACCCTGGATACGGCTTCCTGGCCGAGAATGCGCGTTTTGCAGAGATCTGTGGTGAACACGGCATTAAATTCATCGGACCCACTCCGGAAATGATCCGCAGAATGGGCGATAAGATGACAGCTAAAGAAACAATGATTGCGGCCGGCGTACCTGTAATTCCAGGTTCGGAAGGGCTGCTGCAAAGCGTGGAAGAAGCAAAAGCCATTGCCAGAGGCATGGGTCTTCCGGTAATCATCAAAGCTACTGCCGGTGGTGGCGGTAAAGGTATGCGTGTGGTATGGGAAGAAAGTGAGCTGGAAAACGCTTACAACATGGCTAAAAATGAAGCCCGCGCCTCTTTCAGTAATGATGGGATCTACATGGAGAAATTTGTGGAAGAACCCCGTCACATTGAAATCCAGGTTGCTGGTGATCAATATGGCAAAGTTTGCCACCTGAGCGAAAGAGACTGTTCTATCCAGCGTCGTCACCAGAAACTGGTAGAAGAATCTCCTTCTCCGTTCATGACACATGAACTGCGGGAAAAAATGGGAGAAGCTGCCATCAAAGCTGCCAGCGCCATCAACTACGAAAGTGTAGGTACCATTGAATTCCTGGTTGACAAACACCGCAACTTCTATTTCATGGAAATGAATACCCGTATCCAGGTGGAACACGGCGTAACAGAAGAAGTGATCAACTTTGACCTCGTAAAGGAACAAATCAAGATTGCTGCGGGTATCCCTATCTCCGGAAAAAATTATACGCCACAGATGCATGCCATCGAGTGTCGTATCAATGCGGAAGATCCTTACAACGACTTCCGTCCTTCCCCGGGTAAAATCACGGTATTACATATTCCTGGTGGGCATGGTGTACGGGTAGATTCACATATCTATGCGGGTTACGTTATTCCTCCTTTCTATGATTCTATGGTAGCAAAAATCATTACCATGGCGCAAACCCGCGAAGAAGCGATCAATACAATGGAACGCGCACTGAGCGAATTTGTGATCGAAGGCGTGAAAACAACCATTCCTTTCCATCAGCAGCTGATGCGTGATGAAAACTTCCGTAAAGGCAACTTTACCACCAAGTTTACAGAAACGTTTAAGCTCGTATAA
- the accB gene encoding acetyl-CoA carboxylase biotin carboxyl carrier protein, producing the protein MDFKQIQELVKMINKSNISELSIEQDKFKITIKQKDNEVQQVITLPAAVAPVQAVAAAPVAAPVAAAAAAAPAPKADNLITIKSPMIGTFYRSAGPDKAAFVNVGDEVTSGKVVCIIEAMKLFNEIESEVSGKIVKVLVDDASPVEYDQPLFLVEP; encoded by the coding sequence ATGGACTTTAAACAGATTCAGGAACTGGTAAAAATGATCAACAAGTCAAATATCAGTGAACTGAGCATTGAACAGGACAAGTTTAAGATTACAATAAAGCAGAAAGATAACGAAGTACAACAGGTAATCACCCTCCCAGCGGCCGTTGCACCGGTACAAGCGGTAGCGGCAGCGCCTGTTGCAGCACCTGTAGCCGCGGCCGCCGCCGCAGCACCTGCTCCAAAAGCCGACAACCTGATTACGATTAAATCTCCGATGATCGGTACATTTTACCGTAGTGCCGGTCCGGACAAAGCCGCCTTTGTCAATGTAGGTGATGAAGTAACTTCAGGTAAAGTTGTATGTATCATTGAAGCGATGAAGCTGTTCAACGAAATAGAAAGCGAAGTGAGTGGCAAAATCGTTAAAGTACTTGTAGATGATGCATCTCCGGTAGAATATGATCAACCTTTGTTTTTAGTTGAACCGTAA
- the efp gene encoding elongation factor P: MATTADIRTGLIIKLENSLYSVVEFGQNKTARAAAKVWAKLKGVDNSRSIEHTWNSGDTIYPVRIEKKPFQYLYKDDTGYNFMDNETFEQIAMPENTIDAPQFLKEGQEVSVQINTETDQYMAVELPDKIVMLVTYSEPGVKGDTATRTLKPATVETGATVMVPLFVDEGELIRVNTKNGEYIERVKA; encoded by the coding sequence ATGGCTACCACCGCAGATATAAGAACAGGATTAATTATCAAGCTGGAAAACAGCTTGTATTCTGTTGTAGAGTTTGGTCAGAACAAAACCGCCCGGGCCGCAGCAAAAGTTTGGGCTAAATTGAAAGGCGTTGACAATAGCCGTTCCATAGAACACACCTGGAACTCAGGTGACACTATCTACCCTGTTCGTATTGAGAAGAAACCTTTTCAGTATCTGTACAAGGATGATACCGGCTATAACTTCATGGACAATGAAACTTTCGAGCAGATAGCGATGCCCGAAAATACCATTGACGCGCCACAATTCCTGAAAGAAGGCCAGGAAGTGAGTGTGCAGATTAATACGGAAACTGATCAGTACATGGCGGTTGAACTGCCCGATAAAATTGTAATGCTGGTTACTTACTCCGAACCAGGCGTAAAAGGTGATACGGCTACCCGTACCCTGAAACCCGCTACCGTTGAAACCGGCGCTACTGTTATGGTGCCGCTGTTTGTAGACGAAGGAGAACTGATCAGGGTAAATACCAAGAACGGAGAATATATTGAGAGAGTAAAAGCATAA
- a CDS encoding thioredoxin domain-containing protein produces the protein MRHVFFVILCCLPALLKAQTTSTPSKAPYLQYPIIPAFPLTLVDGHTINKNDLRKNEKTMVFVFSVDCDHCKHLTEEVLKNIDKFKKTQILMVTPFKVDQMKEYYDHYNIKNYPNVIMASEPTRQIMYFYDLHYFPGLYIYNKKQQFVKGFEGTVKLDSLLHYTNL, from the coding sequence ATGCGTCACGTGTTTTTCGTTATTTTATGCTGTTTGCCCGCGCTCCTGAAGGCTCAAACTACTTCCACCCCTTCAAAAGCTCCTTATCTGCAGTATCCGATTATTCCGGCTTTTCCGCTCACTTTAGTAGATGGTCATACCATCAACAAAAATGATCTCCGTAAAAACGAAAAAACAATGGTGTTTGTATTTAGCGTGGATTGTGACCATTGCAAACATCTCACAGAAGAAGTTTTAAAAAATATAGACAAGTTTAAGAAGACACAAATACTGATGGTAACACCGTTTAAGGTAGACCAGATGAAAGAATATTATGATCATTATAACATTAAGAACTATCCAAATGTTATTATGGCCAGCGAACCTACCCGGCAGATCATGTATTTCTATGACCTGCATTACTTCCCCGGATTATATATTTATAATAAGAAACAGCAGTTCGTAAAGGGTTTTGAAGGTACCGTGAAACTGGATTCACTCCTGCATTACACGAACCTGTAA
- the mdh gene encoding malate dehydrogenase: MKVTVVGAGNVGATCANVLAHKDFLQEVVLLDIKEGTAEGKALDTWQQAPIDYYSTRITGVTNDYAKTANSDVVVITSGLPRKPGMSRDDLISTNANIVKSVTENITKHSPDAIIIIVSNPLDVMTYCAYLNANKDSSKVFGMAGILDTARYRAFLAEEIGCSPKDIQAILMGGHGDTMVPLPRYTTVGGIPVTELVAADKLEAIIQRTKVGGGEIVNLLGTSAWYAPGAAAAQMVEAIVKNEKRIFPVCAWLSGQYGLKDIYLGVPVVLGKNGIEKIIELQLNAAEKELLDTSAKHVKEVMEVLDKMQSTTA; the protein is encoded by the coding sequence ATGAAAGTTACAGTAGTAGGAGCTGGAAATGTGGGCGCAACCTGTGCCAATGTGCTGGCCCACAAAGATTTTCTGCAAGAGGTGGTTTTATTGGATATTAAAGAAGGAACAGCTGAAGGAAAAGCACTGGATACATGGCAACAGGCGCCCATCGATTATTACAGCACCAGGATTACGGGTGTTACCAACGATTATGCAAAGACTGCCAACAGTGATGTGGTCGTGATCACTTCGGGACTTCCCCGCAAACCAGGCATGAGCAGGGATGACCTGATTTCCACGAATGCCAATATCGTTAAATCAGTTACTGAAAATATTACGAAACACTCACCGGATGCGATCATTATTATTGTAAGCAACCCGTTGGACGTAATGACTTACTGCGCTTATCTCAACGCCAACAAAGACAGCAGTAAAGTATTTGGTATGGCCGGTATCCTGGATACTGCCCGCTACCGCGCTTTCCTGGCAGAAGAAATTGGCTGCTCCCCTAAAGATATCCAGGCTATCCTCATGGGCGGTCATGGCGATACCATGGTGCCATTGCCCCGCTATACCACAGTAGGCGGTATCCCTGTTACAGAGCTGGTAGCTGCCGATAAACTGGAAGCTATTATTCAGCGTACGAAAGTAGGTGGTGGAGAAATCGTGAACCTGCTGGGCACTTCCGCCTGGTATGCTCCCGGTGCTGCTGCTGCCCAGATGGTAGAAGCCATCGTGAAAAATGAAAAACGCATTTTCCCTGTATGTGCATGGCTGAGCGGCCAGTACGGGCTGAAAGATATTTACCTGGGTGTACCCGTGGTACTTGGCAAAAATGGTATTGAGAAAATCATCGAACTGCAACTCAATGCAGCAGAAAAAGAATTACTGGATACTTCCGCCAAACATGTGAAAGAAGTGATGGAAGTATTAGACAAAATGCAGTCTACTACCGCATAA
- a CDS encoding MarR family transcriptional regulator — MSNLEKLITQKNFENEYQRGLVSLIFVGNWITSRHQQFFKRYEITMQQFNILRILRGQHPKAASINVLKERMLDKMSDVSRLVERLRKSELIERKSCEMDRRAVDVRITTKGLDLLRSIDEELGQLDDSFKSLNEKEVSQLNKLLDKMLENY; from the coding sequence ATGTCAAATCTGGAAAAACTGATCACACAGAAAAATTTCGAGAACGAATACCAGCGGGGGCTTGTAAGCCTCATCTTTGTAGGGAACTGGATTACATCCCGCCACCAGCAATTCTTTAAACGATATGAGATCACCATGCAGCAATTCAACATATTGCGCATTCTCCGTGGCCAACACCCCAAAGCAGCCAGCATCAATGTGCTGAAAGAAAGGATGCTGGACAAAATGAGCGATGTATCCAGGCTGGTGGAAAGACTACGTAAGTCTGAACTGATAGAGCGCAAAAGCTGCGAAATGGACCGGCGCGCTGTAGACGTTAGAATAACCACCAAAGGGCTGGACCTGCTCAGATCTATTGATGAAGAGCTGGGCCAGCTCGATGATTCTTTCAAATCCTTAAATGAAAAGGAAGTTAGCCAACTGAATAAACTGCTGGATAAAATGCTGGAAAATTATTAA
- a CDS encoding MFS transporter, producing MKNDKGSVSIFNIAVIVASLGYFVDIYDLLLFTIVRVPSLRELGLPQSEIDAGAGMLLINVQMVGLLIGGIFWGIVGDKKGRLSVLFGSILIYSIANIANGFVQGINGYLLWRFVAGFGLAGELGAGITLVSEILPKEKRGYGTMIVATVGVSGAVAANLIAKLVGDWRICYFIGGGLGLCLLVLRVSVMESHLFNEVRASAATRGSFLALFTSRERFLKYLKCMLLGTPTWFVVGILVAFSNKFAAEMHVKGNVNPGDAIAFCYAGLVLGDFASGLISQLWKSRRKVMLLFLVLTAVMVTVYLNMYGADMWVFYVVCFLLGFSVGFWAIFVTIAAESFGTNLRATVATTVPNFARGMLPLISILFIQLQTYFTFLQSGAIVAAICIGVALITAWKIEETFGKDLNYLEEV from the coding sequence ATGAAAAACGACAAGGGCTCCGTATCTATTTTCAACATAGCGGTGATTGTAGCATCGCTGGGCTATTTTGTAGACATCTATGATCTTCTTCTTTTTACAATTGTAAGGGTACCCAGTTTAAGGGAGCTGGGCTTACCGCAAAGCGAAATTGACGCCGGCGCCGGCATGCTGCTTATTAATGTTCAGATGGTGGGGTTGTTGATAGGCGGTATTTTCTGGGGAATAGTAGGCGACAAAAAAGGGCGCTTAAGTGTATTATTCGGCTCCATCCTTATTTATTCCATCGCTAATATTGCCAATGGTTTTGTACAGGGTATCAACGGATACCTACTGTGGCGCTTTGTTGCAGGCTTCGGGCTGGCAGGGGAGCTGGGTGCCGGTATTACCCTGGTATCCGAAATATTGCCCAAGGAGAAGCGCGGTTATGGCACTATGATAGTGGCTACCGTGGGGGTTTCGGGGGCAGTAGCGGCCAATCTGATTGCCAAACTGGTAGGCGACTGGCGCATCTGTTATTTTATAGGCGGTGGGCTGGGTCTGTGTTTGCTGGTCCTGCGTGTGAGCGTAATGGAATCGCATCTCTTCAATGAAGTACGTGCTTCTGCCGCAACGAGGGGAAGTTTTCTGGCCTTGTTTACCAGCCGCGAACGATTTCTTAAATACCTGAAATGCATGCTGCTGGGTACTCCTACCTGGTTTGTAGTAGGTATACTGGTGGCTTTTTCCAATAAATTTGCTGCAGAAATGCATGTAAAAGGCAATGTGAATCCGGGGGATGCCATTGCTTTCTGTTATGCGGGATTGGTATTGGGTGACTTTGCTTCCGGACTGATCAGCCAGTTGTGGAAAAGCAGGCGTAAGGTGATGCTGCTCTTCCTGGTACTAACTGCAGTGATGGTAACCGTATACCTGAATATGTACGGCGCAGACATGTGGGTATTTTATGTCGTATGTTTCCTGTTGGGCTTTAGTGTTGGCTTCTGGGCCATCTTTGTAACCATTGCGGCAGAAAGTTTTGGTACCAATCTGCGTGCAACAGTGGCTACCACTGTACCAAACTTCGCCAGGGGAATGCTGCCTTTGATTTCTATTCTGTTTATTCAGCTGCAAACATATTTTACGTTCCTGCAAAGCGGGGCTATTGTGGCGGCGATATGCATAGGTGTGGCATTGATAACTGCCTGGAAGATTGAGGAAACATTCGGAAAAGATCTTAACTACCTGGAAGAAGTATAG
- a CDS encoding DedA family protein produces MDQILEFFKHLINPSWIIEHGGLYLLLAIVFAETGLFIGFFLPGDSLLFIAGIYSEDLCSSFFDLPFVVIMILIAIAGVLGNMVGFWFGQKSGPIMFKKKDTFFFKQKHLHQAHDFFVKYGGGAIFFARFLPIIRTFAPIVAGIVQMDRKKFMLYNVIGSFSWVFSMMLAGHYLDKLFPNLKDHLELIILIIVLITTLPVILKLVFGKAKQRHNDHDHPQSELPKATDSTL; encoded by the coding sequence ATGGACCAGATTTTAGAGTTTTTTAAGCACCTCATTAACCCGTCATGGATTATTGAACATGGGGGCTTGTATTTATTGTTAGCAATTGTGTTTGCGGAAACCGGTTTGTTTATTGGTTTTTTCCTTCCCGGAGATTCGCTGCTTTTTATAGCAGGTATCTATAGTGAAGATCTCTGTAGTAGTTTTTTTGATCTGCCTTTTGTTGTGATCATGATACTTATTGCTATTGCGGGTGTGCTCGGGAATATGGTTGGTTTTTGGTTTGGCCAGAAATCAGGCCCGATTATGTTTAAGAAGAAAGACACTTTTTTCTTTAAACAAAAACATTTGCATCAGGCGCACGATTTTTTTGTGAAGTATGGTGGGGGTGCTATTTTCTTCGCCCGTTTCCTGCCTATCATCCGCACTTTTGCACCCATCGTGGCCGGTATTGTGCAGATGGACAGAAAGAAGTTCATGTTGTATAATGTTATCGGATCTTTTTCATGGGTATTTTCCATGATGCTGGCAGGTCATTACCTTGATAAGTTATTCCCGAACCTGAAAGATCATCTGGAGTTGATTATCCTGATCATTGTACTGATCACTACTTTGCCTGTTATATTAAAGCTGGTATTCGGAAAAGCGAAACAGCGTCATAACGATCATGACCATCCGCAATCAGAATTACCGAAAGCGACTGATTCCACTTTATAA
- a CDS encoding dicarboxylate/amino acid:cation symporter: protein MKKSSNLLTLFIFIAMVVGIGAGYAVYYVYGGHTGATAQNDTPQIFADRISILTDIFLRMVKMIIAPLVFSTLVVGVAKMGDLKAVGRIGGKTMLWFISATFVSLFLGLVLVNIMKPGLSLNLPLPDTHATSGIAKADMTLKGFFHHVVPDSVIDAMAKNEILQIVIFALFFGVAAAAIGEKAAPVVKLMDSVAYIMLKVTGFVMNFAPFAVFGAMAAIIAMKGPGVLITYGKFIVQFYIGLFSLWTVLALVGWVILGKRVFGLLGRIKDPLLLAFGTASSEAAYPRTMEELEKFGCDNRIVSFVLPLGYSFNLDGSMMYMTFASLFIAQAYGMHLTIDQQITMLLVLMITSKGIAGVPRASLVVIAGTLAMFHIPEAGLILLLGVDHLLDMGRSATNVIGNAMATAVVSKWENKLGPDNASAYDLTKS, encoded by the coding sequence ATGAAGAAATCATCGAATCTGCTGACACTGTTTATATTTATTGCCATGGTGGTAGGAATAGGCGCTGGTTATGCTGTATACTATGTATATGGTGGACACACCGGTGCTACTGCTCAAAATGACACGCCGCAGATCTTCGCTGACAGAATCTCTATTCTTACAGATATTTTCCTGCGCATGGTGAAGATGATTATCGCTCCGCTGGTGTTTTCCACACTGGTAGTAGGTGTGGCTAAAATGGGCGATTTAAAGGCGGTAGGCCGTATTGGCGGGAAAACGATGCTGTGGTTTATCAGTGCAACATTTGTATCATTGTTTCTGGGCCTGGTGTTGGTGAATATCATGAAGCCGGGGTTATCCCTGAACCTGCCGCTGCCGGATACGCATGCTACTTCCGGCATTGCCAAAGCGGATATGACGTTGAAGGGCTTTTTCCACCATGTGGTACCGGACAGTGTGATTGATGCCATGGCAAAGAACGAGATCCTGCAGATCGTGATATTTGCGCTCTTCTTTGGGGTAGCGGCTGCTGCTATTGGCGAGAAAGCTGCGCCGGTAGTGAAACTGATGGATAGCGTTGCGTACATCATGCTGAAGGTGACAGGCTTTGTGATGAACTTCGCGCCTTTTGCTGTATTCGGTGCAATGGCTGCCATCATTGCGATGAAAGGCCCGGGGGTATTAATAACCTATGGGAAATTCATCGTGCAGTTTTATATAGGGCTGTTCAGTTTATGGACCGTACTGGCCCTGGTAGGTTGGGTGATCCTGGGAAAACGTGTCTTCGGGCTCCTGGGACGGATCAAGGATCCGCTGTTGCTGGCTTTTGGTACTGCCAGCAGTGAGGCCGCCTACCCACGTACAATGGAAGAGTTGGAGAAATTTGGCTGCGATAACCGCATTGTAAGTTTTGTATTGCCCCTGGGTTACTCTTTTAACCTGGATGGTTCTATGATGTATATGACCTTTGCCAGCCTCTTTATAGCACAGGCTTATGGTATGCACCTGACCATCGATCAGCAGATCACGATGTTGCTGGTACTCATGATCACCAGTAAAGGGATAGCAGGTGTGCCCCGCGCCTCCCTGGTGGTAATTGCCGGTACCCTGGCCATGTTCCATATTCCCGAAGCGGGCCTGATCCTGCTATTGGGTGTGGATCATCTGCTGGATATGGGACGTTCGGCTACCAATGTAATAGGCAATGCCATGGCTACTGCCGTTGTTTCCAAATGGGAGAACAAGCTTGGACCAGATAATGCATCCGCATATGACTTAACAAAGTCATAA
- a CDS encoding amino acid permease → MSKLFAKKQLSVLLAEASESEKGLKRTLGAGSLIALGIGAIIGAGLFVRTAAAAGQHAGPAVTISFIIAAIGCALAGLCYAEFASMIPIAGSAYTYSYATLGEFIAWIIGWDLVLEYALGAATVAIGWSQYLNKLLTNVFHVTIPYQWCHSPFETSDAGVQGIMNIPSLFILLALTMLLVRGTQGSAMVNNIIVITKVAIVILFIFLGWHFINPAHHTPFTIPADAGTVKMHNGQIVDYSNFWNHGWPGVLRGAGVVFFAFIGFDAVSTAAQETKNPKKNMPIGILVSLVICTVLYILFSYVLTGIAPFQDFLKAGGEASVAYAIDTYMPGYQWLSTFITVAILAGFSSVILVMLLGQTRVFYSMSNDGLVPAIFSKLHPKYRTPYRSQWMFFAFVSLFAAFVPDNVVGDMTSIGTLFAFVLVCIGVVVMRKSNPELPRSFKTPFVPFIPILGAGFCLMMIISLGLENWARLFVWLGLGLIIYFGYSVKHSKARKMLDKE, encoded by the coding sequence ATGAGCAAACTTTTTGCTAAAAAACAACTGTCTGTTTTACTGGCCGAAGCATCAGAATCAGAAAAGGGTCTTAAAAGGACGCTGGGTGCAGGATCGCTTATTGCCCTCGGTATTGGCGCCATCATCGGCGCGGGCCTTTTCGTAAGAACAGCTGCTGCTGCGGGTCAACACGCCGGCCCTGCTGTGACCATATCTTTTATCATAGCCGCCATAGGTTGCGCCCTCGCAGGGTTATGCTATGCCGAATTTGCATCCATGATTCCTATTGCCGGTAGCGCCTATACGTATTCTTATGCTACCCTGGGAGAATTCATCGCCTGGATCATTGGTTGGGATCTGGTACTGGAATATGCCCTGGGAGCCGCTACGGTGGCTATCGGGTGGTCACAATATCTCAATAAACTGCTTACAAATGTTTTTCATGTCACCATACCCTATCAATGGTGCCACAGCCCATTCGAAACATCTGATGCCGGTGTACAAGGTATCATGAATATACCTTCCCTCTTTATCTTACTGGCGCTCACGATGTTACTCGTCAGGGGAACACAGGGATCCGCCATGGTGAATAATATCATTGTAATTACCAAAGTGGCCATCGTTATCCTGTTTATTTTCCTGGGATGGCATTTTATCAATCCTGCTCACCACACGCCATTTACGATCCCGGCTGATGCTGGTACCGTTAAAATGCACAACGGGCAGATAGTAGACTACTCCAATTTCTGGAACCACGGCTGGCCGGGTGTTTTGCGAGGGGCCGGGGTGGTGTTCTTTGCCTTCATTGGCTTCGATGCTGTTTCTACCGCTGCGCAGGAAACAAAGAATCCTAAAAAGAACATGCCTATAGGTATCCTCGTATCGCTGGTTATCTGTACTGTATTATATATTCTCTTCTCATATGTACTTACCGGCATCGCGCCTTTCCAGGATTTCCTGAAAGCAGGTGGTGAAGCATCTGTTGCATATGCTATTGATACTTACATGCCGGGCTACCAGTGGTTGTCTACTTTCATTACAGTAGCTATCCTGGCTGGGTTCTCTTCTGTTATCCTGGTAATGTTACTGGGTCAGACAAGGGTATTTTACTCTATGAGTAACGATGGACTGGTTCCTGCTATATTCTCCAAACTACATCCTAAATACCGTACGCCTTACCGCTCACAGTGGATGTTCTTTGCGTTTGTATCGCTGTTTGCCGCATTTGTTCCTGATAACGTGGTAGGCGATATGACCAGTATCGGTACTTTGTTTGCCTTTGTGCTGGTATGTATAGGTGTGGTGGTGATGCGTAAAAGCAATCCGGAACTACCCCGTTCATTTAAAACACCGTTTGTGCCGTTTATTCCGATCCTGGGCGCAGGCTTCTGCCTGATGATGATTATCAGCCTCGGCCTGGAAAACTGGGCCAGGTTATTTGTATGGCTGGGATTAGGACTTATTATTTACTTCGGCTATAGTGTGAAGCATAGTAAGGCCCGTAAAATGTTGGATAAAGAATAA
- a CDS encoding YebC/PmpR family DNA-binding transcriptional regulator: protein MGRIFEVRKSTMFARWDKMAKAFSRIGKEIAIAVKVAGPEPDNNPSLRRCILNAKSVNMPKDRVDAAIKRAMGKDKTDYEEVVYEGYAPHGVAIMIDTATDNTTRTVANLRMHFTKGGGSLGNSGSVGFLFNRVGEFKIKNAGQNLEELELELIDFGLEEIGEDTEGHIIIRAAFTEFGNMAKALEDKGLEVISSELKRIPTTTVELNEEEAKEVLELVDRLEQDEDVQQVFYNLK from the coding sequence ATGGGAAGAATATTTGAAGTAAGAAAGTCAACCATGTTTGCCCGCTGGGACAAAATGGCGAAAGCATTTTCCAGGATAGGAAAAGAAATTGCCATAGCCGTTAAAGTAGCCGGTCCTGAACCGGATAATAATCCTTCCCTTCGTCGCTGCATCCTCAATGCCAAGAGCGTAAACATGCCTAAAGACCGCGTAGACGCGGCTATTAAGCGTGCCATGGGTAAAGACAAGACTGATTACGAAGAAGTTGTTTATGAAGGTTATGCTCCCCATGGTGTGGCCATCATGATTGATACAGCTACCGACAACACCACCCGTACCGTTGCCAACCTGCGCATGCATTTTACAAAAGGTGGCGGAAGCCTGGGCAACAGCGGTTCCGTTGGATTTCTGTTTAACCGTGTAGGAGAATTTAAAATAAAAAATGCAGGCCAGAACCTGGAAGAACTGGAACTGGAACTGATAGACTTTGGCCTGGAAGAAATAGGGGAAGACACAGAAGGTCATATCATTATCCGTGCAGCCTTCACTGAATTTGGTAACATGGCGAAAGCCCTCGAAGATAAAGGACTGGAAGTGATCAGCTCAGAACTGAAACGTATCCCCACCACTACAGTAGAGTTAAATGAAGAAGAAGCCAAAGAAGTACTGGAACTGGTAGACAGGCTGGAACAGGATGAAGATGTACAGCAGGTTTTCTACAATCTGAAATAA
- a CDS encoding response regulator transcription factor: protein MKSRILLVEDDEFFAKVLKRQLERANFDVIHALDGQDGWEKFQQTIFDLCILDVVMPRKDGFALAADIRTRDLNIPIVFTSSRYMERDKLAGFDVGADDYLVKPFNTDELISRAIVYIKRSRLLRSEKRIVFTIGNLVFDYTQLQLKEKLTGKCITISPKEAELLRYLCENSNKRMTREHILTSIWGVDGHMAQRVMDVYLSRLRKRIAMDPLVKIETFHGRGLMLVINELDRAHVIAKA, encoded by the coding sequence ATGAAATCACGTATTCTTTTGGTGGAGGATGACGAGTTCTTTGCCAAGGTATTGAAAAGACAACTGGAACGGGCCAACTTTGATGTAATACATGCTTTGGATGGCCAGGATGGTTGGGAAAAATTCCAGCAAACGATTTTCGATCTCTGCATCCTGGATGTGGTGATGCCGCGTAAAGATGGTTTTGCCCTGGCGGCTGATATCCGTACCAGGGATCTGAACATACCTATTGTTTTCACGTCGTCCCGTTATATGGAGCGCGACAAACTGGCGGGCTTTGATGTGGGCGCCGATGATTACCTGGTGAAACCTTTCAATACAGATGAACTGATTAGCCGGGCCATCGTTTATATTAAGCGGAGCCGCCTGTTACGCAGCGAGAAACGGATCGTTTTCACTATCGGAAATCTTGTTTTTGATTATACACAATTGCAGTTGAAAGAGAAGTTGACCGGGAAGTGTATCACTATATCTCCCAAAGAGGCGGAACTGCTGCGTTATCTCTGCGAAAATTCGAATAAAAGAATGACGCGGGAACACATTCTGACGAGTATATGGGGGGTGGATGGCCACATGGCGCAGCGTGTGATGGATGTATACCTGAGCCGGTTGCGTAAGCGTATAGCGATGGACCCCCTTGTTAAAATTGAAACCTTCCACGGCAGAGGACTGATGCTGGTGATCAACGAACTGGATCGCGCACATGTCATTGCCAAAGCATAA